In Puniceicoccaceae bacterium, one genomic interval encodes:
- a CDS encoding SCO family protein has protein sequence MIQKLLSFARRFFCSSAFPAYVITLAVIYEVFLLLIWIAPEGFGFWSDFSTDFKVWCFSYDPKTGHLEWISVWIMFAEPLFITGLILLIWNSSLRQLTTLNGWRTQAGPVGGALVTLLLILGGMMLYAQMDADPKAPQPFPGERIRTRLDPPSFTLNDQRGNPCSLDDLRGKPVLITGIYALCSQSCPEILLQIRSTLDALPEAIADELQILAISLNPEYDTPQLMDSIASAYNFNYPDFRYLNGEPDQVRSILSKLQFSTYLNPETGFIDHNNLFILIDPEGLIAYRFSLNPEHRSWLGDAIVSVSEAPVRQNRMQLSSR, from the coding sequence ATGATTCAGAAACTGCTTTCATTTGCACGCCGCTTTTTCTGCAGTAGTGCGTTCCCAGCCTATGTGATCACTCTCGCCGTCATCTACGAAGTTTTTTTGCTGCTGATATGGATCGCACCCGAGGGCTTTGGATTCTGGAGCGATTTTTCCACCGACTTCAAGGTCTGGTGTTTCAGCTACGATCCCAAAACCGGTCACCTGGAATGGATCAGTGTCTGGATCATGTTTGCCGAACCGCTCTTCATCACCGGACTGATCCTGTTGATCTGGAACAGCTCCCTGCGCCAGCTCACCACGCTGAACGGGTGGCGCACCCAAGCGGGTCCAGTCGGGGGTGCCCTGGTCACGCTGCTGCTCATTCTTGGTGGCATGATGTTATACGCGCAGATGGATGCCGACCCGAAAGCACCGCAACCCTTCCCGGGAGAACGCATTCGCACCCGTCTCGATCCACCGTCGTTTACGCTCAATGATCAACGCGGAAATCCCTGTTCGCTGGACGATCTCAGGGGAAAGCCGGTTCTGATCACTGGCATCTATGCGCTGTGCTCCCAGTCCTGTCCAGAGATCCTGCTGCAGATCCGTTCCACCTTGGATGCGCTGCCCGAAGCCATCGCTGATGAACTTCAGATCCTCGCCATTTCCCTCAATCCCGAATACGATACCCCGCAACTGATGGACTCCATCGCGAGTGCCTATAATTTCAACTATCCCGACTTTCGATACCTGAATGGAGAACCGGACCAGGTGCGCAGCATCCTGTCCAAACTGCAGTTTTCCACTTATCTCAATCCCGAAACCGGGTTCATCGATCACAACAATCTTTTCATCCTGATCGATCCTGAAGGGCTGATCGCCTACCGCTTCAGTCTCAACCCCGAACACCGTTCATGGCTGGGAGATGCCATTGTATCCGTCAGCGAAGCACCTGTGCGACAGAACCGCATGCAACTCAGTTCCCGATGA
- a CDS encoding cbb3-type cytochrome c oxidase subunit I codes for MNTTLSHPAALDDAQAESRSCDTTGLKVCLTAQRFIKLNAVSAVVFLLLGGIAALLLALTRWQTVHLLPIDWFYRILTFHGLNMLIFWILFFEVAILYFACTIPLNSRLFSRKIAWVSFAMMLVGAVMTNVVILQGKADVMMTSYLPLLAHPLFYLGIILVAVGTLIAVFNFFATLFIAKKHRTYEGSIPLVTFGALAAAIIAVVTLLHGAIVMIPTFTFSMGWTAEPDPMWYRLIWWGLGHQSQQVNVCAMVAVWYLIGNLATGAKPVNETVCRGAFVLYILFINLASAHHLLVDPGVSAAWKIWNTSYAMYLAVLASMIHAFTVPASIEIAMRQKGHTKGIFGWIPALPWRNPAFSAAAYSLLIFGFVGGITGVTLGTQQINIIAHNTLRIPGHFHATVVGGTSLAFMGLAYYVIPLIFRKDFILPKLARIQPWLFGSGILLLSFGMSFAGSLGVSRRVYDIDHAGIYGPAAHLFLAMLGIGGIIAFTGLLLFALLCVGTLLFGKSNAGRPMADWGTAKTLPNAPGEKLPNLHWAMKGTFVLTGIFLLSFAVYYFANWKALADVWHVR; via the coding sequence ATGAATACCACACTTTCCCATCCTGCAGCGCTGGACGATGCCCAGGCCGAAAGCCGCAGCTGCGACACAACTGGGCTGAAGGTCTGCCTGACCGCCCAGCGCTTCATCAAACTCAACGCGGTCAGCGCCGTTGTTTTCCTGTTGCTGGGTGGCATTGCCGCCCTGCTGCTCGCGCTCACGCGCTGGCAGACGGTGCACCTGCTTCCCATCGATTGGTTCTATCGCATCCTGACCTTCCATGGTCTGAACATGCTGATTTTCTGGATCCTCTTCTTTGAAGTCGCGATCCTGTATTTTGCCTGCACGATTCCGCTCAACTCCAGATTGTTCTCCCGGAAAATCGCCTGGGTGTCGTTTGCGATGATGCTGGTCGGCGCCGTCATGACCAACGTTGTCATCCTGCAGGGCAAAGCCGATGTCATGATGACGAGCTACCTGCCACTGCTCGCCCATCCGCTCTTCTACCTTGGCATCATTCTGGTGGCCGTCGGAACCCTGATTGCGGTCTTCAATTTTTTCGCCACCCTCTTCATTGCCAAAAAACACCGCACCTACGAAGGCTCCATTCCCCTGGTAACCTTTGGTGCGCTTGCCGCAGCGATCATCGCCGTCGTCACGCTGCTGCACGGTGCCATCGTGATGATCCCGACGTTCACGTTCTCCATGGGATGGACCGCAGAGCCGGACCCGATGTGGTATCGGCTGATCTGGTGGGGCCTGGGGCACCAGTCCCAGCAAGTCAATGTCTGCGCCATGGTCGCGGTATGGTATTTGATCGGGAACCTCGCCACCGGAGCCAAACCCGTGAACGAAACGGTCTGTCGCGGAGCGTTTGTACTTTACATCCTGTTCATCAATCTGGCCTCAGCCCACCACCTTCTGGTCGATCCGGGAGTGAGTGCCGCCTGGAAGATCTGGAACACTTCCTACGCCATGTACCTGGCTGTGCTTGCATCGATGATCCACGCCTTCACTGTTCCCGCTTCCATTGAAATCGCGATGCGCCAGAAAGGACACACCAAGGGCATTTTTGGCTGGATTCCCGCACTGCCCTGGCGCAATCCCGCCTTCTCGGCAGCCGCCTATTCCCTACTGATTTTCGGATTTGTGGGAGGCATCACAGGTGTCACGCTTGGCACCCAGCAAATCAACATCATCGCGCACAACACCCTGCGCATTCCGGGTCACTTCCACGCGACGGTTGTTGGTGGCACCAGCCTGGCATTCATGGGGCTGGCCTACTACGTCATTCCCCTGATCTTCCGCAAGGATTTCATCCTGCCGAAACTCGCCCGCATCCAACCCTGGCTGTTTGGAAGTGGCATCCTGCTGCTCTCCTTCGGCATGTCCTTCGCCGGATCACTGGGGGTATCACGCCGGGTCTATGACATCGATCATGCGGGCATCTATGGTCCAGCCGCCCACCTCTTCCTCGCGATGCTGGGCATCGGCGGCATCATCGCCTTTACCGGCCTTCTGCTGTTTGCCTTACTCTGTGTCGGAACACTCCTGTTTGGCAAGTCGAACGCCGGTCGCCCCATGGCGGACTGGGGAACGGCCAAAACCCTACCCAACGCCCCGGGAGAAAAGCTCCCGAACCTGCACTGGGCGATGAAGGGTACATTTGTGCTCACCGGCATCTTTCTGCTCTCATTTGCCGTCTATTATTTCGCCAACTGGAAGGCGCTTGCAGACGTGTGGCATGTGCGCTGA
- a CDS encoding dihydroorotate dehydrogenase (quinone), which produces MYEQILRPCLFKLSPENAHNLSIQSLKVATALRLPLYLLKRMAQPEGARSVKLWDLEFPNAIGLAAGMDKDAEVIAAMLGLGFGFVEVGTVTPNPQPGNEKPRLFRYPATHAIVNRM; this is translated from the coding sequence ATGTACGAGCAAATCCTACGTCCCTGTCTCTTCAAACTCTCACCGGAGAACGCACACAATCTCAGCATTCAATCCCTCAAGGTCGCCACTGCGCTGCGATTGCCATTGTACCTGCTGAAGCGCATGGCACAGCCCGAAGGAGCGCGTTCCGTCAAGCTGTGGGACCTGGAGTTCCCGAATGCAATCGGCTTAGCTGCAGGGATGGACAAGGATGCCGAAGTGATCGCGGCTATGCTTGGACTCGGCTTCGGTTTTGTCGAAGTGGGTACCGTGACTCCCAATCCCCAGCCCGGAAATGAGAAACCCCGCCTTTTTCGCTACCCCGCAACTCATGCGATCGTCAACCGCATGG
- a CDS encoding cytochrome C oxidase subunit II, which produces MSLSIPAKDWYKAPEGGEKVWIGMALVWCFIMSLMMPFWHFRGKQNSTGETYSVEPAAFLERATRFTEENQVGELNGVPIAQPAPGTDIYLVARMWSWYPVLKLQQGETYRLHLSSMDLQHGLSLQPLNINFQALPGYDHVITLTPTTSGEFTIVCNEFCGIGHDRMIGKILVE; this is translated from the coding sequence ATGAGTCTCTCAATCCCTGCCAAAGACTGGTACAAGGCCCCGGAAGGCGGCGAAAAAGTATGGATCGGTATGGCGCTGGTCTGGTGTTTCATCATGTCCCTGATGATGCCGTTCTGGCACTTTCGCGGAAAACAGAACAGCACGGGCGAGACCTACTCGGTCGAACCTGCCGCATTTCTGGAACGCGCTACCCGCTTCACGGAGGAAAATCAGGTCGGTGAACTGAATGGCGTTCCCATCGCTCAACCCGCTCCGGGAACGGATATCTACCTCGTCGCACGCATGTGGTCGTGGTATCCCGTGCTCAAGTTGCAGCAGGGTGAGACCTACCGCCTGCACTTATCCTCGATGGACCTTCAGCACGGTTTGTCGCTGCAACCCCTGAACATCAACTTTCAGGCACTGCCCGGCTACGATCACGTGATCACCCTCACGCCAACCACCAGCGGTGAATTCACCATCGTCTGCAACGAATTCTGCGGAATCGGACACGACCGCATGATCGGAAAGATCCTCGTTGAATAA
- a CDS encoding cytochrome b N-terminal domain-containing protein, whose amino-acid sequence MNPKRPRVRTLRLPSLFRYLDQCGSRLDSALMRWIPHELNLLSHSGAAANFCLLVAFFSGVLLLFWYAPSVQLAHASLESVQGRTLGGWVRALHRYSSDLTMLLVLLHAFRSFAASKFSGSRTLAWVSGVFMLAFLWLIGWTGFWLVWDQPAQQVATLSMRFLDLLPIFPEPLSSLHLADRLVPSLLFFVVFFGHMLLPLLLVVGLVIHVIKLSHVRLFPRGGLMLLTGISLAVVSWLLPAPLDPPAKMAIVPDQMTVDAWYLTPLALGLRFQDLGLWAVLLMVLALAFAVPWIFGCPQKGATFTKAGQTVVSERRCDACEQCVRDCPFDAIRMVERGPSRLSFPTVAWVDPERCVGCAVCVGSCHSAALNLEHLDTLTHEKLLFEQLRNDSSEQLALVASDALRSDDRKLDQLRQSALKGFTVFAVPTASWIRSNVLERLIKRGMRHVLIVRDGSSESAARAGNRWIAERSAGKRNPPLRESARPAIHLFDFTPGRERKLAQFVNALQVERHHSASHRQQFQWVAAAAVVGVVTSLVIALSHLQVQNPADPSPEFALSIKAYGSMQEEEMTNPEDEATKPIHMRGHSTQKPHRSPITIRLTLNGQSYEHSIAARGISRDGPALATLRHRIVPGNTKVKVVLDLGEQTVEWTGSYEARERHIQVLTYHPQDGFVMEP is encoded by the coding sequence ATGAATCCCAAACGTCCACGCGTGCGAACCCTGCGCCTGCCGTCACTGTTCCGATATCTGGATCAATGCGGTTCCCGCCTCGATTCAGCCTTAATGCGCTGGATCCCGCACGAACTCAACCTGCTGTCCCATTCGGGAGCTGCCGCAAACTTCTGTCTGCTCGTCGCATTTTTTTCGGGAGTGTTGCTGCTCTTCTGGTATGCACCCAGTGTGCAGCTCGCGCATGCATCGCTGGAGTCAGTTCAAGGGCGAACCCTGGGCGGATGGGTTCGCGCACTGCACCGCTACAGTTCCGACCTGACCATGCTGCTGGTGCTGCTGCATGCGTTCCGCAGTTTTGCAGCGAGCAAATTTTCGGGGTCGAGGACGCTCGCCTGGGTTTCCGGCGTCTTCATGCTCGCATTTCTCTGGCTGATCGGCTGGACCGGATTCTGGTTGGTCTGGGATCAACCCGCCCAACAAGTGGCGACGCTATCCATGCGGTTTCTCGATCTGCTTCCGATTTTTCCGGAACCCCTGTCGAGCCTGCACCTGGCTGATCGACTGGTTCCGAGTCTGCTGTTTTTTGTGGTTTTTTTTGGGCACATGCTGCTGCCGCTGTTGCTCGTTGTGGGTCTGGTCATTCATGTCATCAAACTCAGCCATGTGCGACTGTTTCCCAGGGGCGGCCTGATGCTGCTCACCGGCATCAGCCTGGCTGTGGTCTCATGGTTGCTTCCTGCGCCACTCGACCCGCCCGCAAAGATGGCCATCGTGCCAGACCAGATGACGGTGGATGCGTGGTATCTCACACCTCTGGCACTGGGACTTCGATTCCAGGATCTTGGACTCTGGGCCGTGTTGCTCATGGTGCTCGCCCTCGCATTTGCAGTACCCTGGATCTTTGGCTGCCCACAAAAGGGTGCAACCTTCACGAAGGCGGGACAGACCGTGGTGAGTGAACGTCGCTGTGATGCCTGTGAACAATGTGTGCGTGATTGTCCGTTTGACGCCATTCGCATGGTGGAGCGGGGTCCATCCCGGCTTTCATTTCCCACTGTGGCGTGGGTGGACCCTGAGCGCTGCGTCGGATGTGCCGTCTGCGTGGGTTCGTGCCATTCGGCTGCCCTCAATCTGGAACATCTCGATACGTTGACACATGAAAAACTGCTCTTTGAGCAACTTCGCAATGATTCCAGCGAACAACTCGCGCTGGTAGCCTCGGATGCCCTGCGTTCAGATGACCGGAAACTGGACCAGCTCCGTCAAAGCGCATTGAAAGGATTTACCGTATTTGCCGTGCCAACCGCCAGCTGGATCCGCTCCAACGTTCTGGAACGCTTGATCAAGCGAGGCATGCGGCATGTCTTGATTGTGCGGGATGGGAGTTCTGAAAGCGCAGCGCGAGCTGGCAACCGCTGGATCGCCGAACGCAGTGCTGGCAAGCGTAACCCTCCATTGCGCGAATCGGCCCGCCCAGCCATTCACCTTTTCGATTTTACACCCGGACGCGAACGCAAACTGGCTCAATTCGTAAACGCTCTGCAGGTGGAAAGGCACCATTCAGCATCCCATCGTCAGCAATTCCAATGGGTTGCAGCTGCAGCAGTGGTTGGGGTCGTTACCTCACTGGTGATCGCGCTAAGCCACCTCCAGGTCCAAAATCCTGCAGACCCTTCGCCTGAGTTTGCACTGTCCATCAAAGCCTACGGCAGCATGCAGGAGGAGGAAATGACGAACCCGGAGGACGAAGCAACAAAACCCATTCACATGCGGGGACACTCAACACAAAAGCCCCACCGCTCGCCCATTACCATTCGACTGACGTTGAACGGGCAATCCTACGAACACAGCATAGCCGCACGAGGGATTTCGCGAGACGGGCCAGCCCTGGCCACACTGCGGCACCGCATCGTACCGGGCAACACGAAGGTGAAGGTCGTCCTAGACCTCGGTGAGCAAACGGTGGAATGGACTGGCAGTTACGAAGCGCGTGAGCGGCATATTCAGGTACTGACCTACCATCCGCAGGATGGATTTGTCATGGAACCTTGA